From a single Solenopsis invicta isolate M01_SB chromosome 6, UNIL_Sinv_3.0, whole genome shotgun sequence genomic region:
- the LOC105207848 gene encoding uncharacterized protein LOC105207848, giving the protein MAVFTTGHGLPTLKQFTEFINHRCQVLEATGKSSIISTKNINTRSQSNTKRQAACAATISFKCNYCQGDHSIYSCQDFLALPVSRRNSEIRSRKLCTNCLRSTTHNANKCPSGSCRTCKAKHNTLLHIANLSNSQNDKENRENSSPADPTKALVTHTASLSDRRYAMLSTAIVYVYDSQGSRTTCRALLDCGSQANFILRKLLDKLNLRPKSLNLSISGIKGSTTRSTQIVRLKLQSRLNSYSVNIECIVSEQVTDNFPAFTINRSFFDIPRNLRLADPRFYESSEVDLLIGVDLFWELLYVGQVQSSPRHPTLQKTLLGCIVAGRTNSTSNAPRRVRSFHAAITNSQLHDQLAQFWQQEGNNSSSTHTLVEAQCEQHFINNVTRDQNGKFVVKLPVREQVISRIGNSKEIALKRLLNLEKRFERDTSLREQYVEFMNQYRSLGHMKVVNAQPNEDSISYYLPHHCVFKMSDQSPKICVVFDASCKSSTGISLNDALITGPVEQTRLLKQKLNETVQLLHLGSFVLSKWASNYPQILENVNNQRSNSVTISDGSSPRILRILWNQAGDTLRFSYKAEANSHTVSKRTILSEVARLFNPLDLLGPVVVIAKIILQELWQAGCQWDESVPQTIQSRWSKFKLQLPELNNLQISRCIKFAAEPHLVQIHGFCDASERAYGTCIYVRTEDGGKYRIELLCSKSRIAPLKAILLPRPELSAALLLAQLLEKVRESIDLSYMNILLWSDSTIALNWLTSPSRNGRPSLPTESARFNV; this is encoded by the exons ATGGCAGTCTTCACTACCGGGCACGGACTTCCGACTCTAAAGCAATTCACAGAGTTTATAAATCACAGATGTCAGGTTTTAGAAGCAACGGGCAAGTCCAGCATTATTTCTACCAAAAATATTAACACACGTTCTCAGTCAAATACGAAACGTCAAGCAGCTTGCGCCGCGACAATcagttttaaatgtaattattgtcAAGGCGATCATTCAATTTATAGTTGCCAAGATTTCTTGGCTCTTCCAGTTTCCCGCAGGAATTCAGAAATTCGCAGTCGCAAATTATGCACTAATTGCTTACGCTCTACAACGCATAATGCCAACAAATGCCCATCAGGCAGCTGTAGAACCTGCAAGGCAAAGCATAACACACTGCTTCACATTGCAAACCTCTCAAACTCACAAAACGACAAGGAGAATCGCGAGAATTCATCTCCTGCAGACCCTACAAAGGCATTAGTTACACATACAGCTAGTCTCTCAGACAGAAGGTATGCCATGCTATCTACTGCCATCGTATACGTTTATGATAGTCAAGGGTCACGTACAACGTGTCGTGCGTTGTTAGATTGCGGTTCTCAGGCAAATTTCatcttaagaaaattattagataagcTAAATTTGAGACCAAAATCTCTAAATCTATCCATTTCAGGTATTAAGGGCTCTACTACTAGATCCACTCAGATTGTTCGTCTGAAGTTACAGTCTCGTCTAAATTCATACTCAGTCAACATCGAATGCATCGTTAGTGAACAAGTAACAGACAATTTTCCTGCATTCACAATCAACCGAAGCTTCTTCGACATCCCCCGCAATCTACGCTTAGCAGATCCTCGCTTCTACGAGTCTTCGGAAGTCGACCTGTTAATTGGCGTTGATTTGTTCTGGGAGTTGTTATACGTGGGACAGGTGCAATCTTCGCCGAGGCACCCAACGTTGCAGAAGACTCTTTTAGGGTGCATTGTGGCTGGTAGAACTAACAGCACCTCCAACGCCCCGCGGAGGGTACGATCATTCCACGCGGCTATAACTAATTCGCAGTTGCATGATCAATTGGCCCAGTTCTGGCAACAGGAAGGCAACAACAGTAGTTCTACTCACACTCTTGTGGAAGCACAGTGCGAACAGCACTTCATAAACAATGTGACGCGGGATCAAAACGGTAAATTTGTTGTAAAGCTTCCGGTTAGGGAGCAAGTCATTAGCAGAATCGGAAATTCGAAAGAAATCGCGTTAAAACGTCTACTAAACCTTGAAAAACGATTCGAGCGCGACACTAGTTTAAGAGAGCAATACGTAGAATTCATGAACCAATATCGGTCCTTAGGTCACATGAAGGTAGTAAACGCGCAGCCTAATGAAGATTCAATATCGTACTATCTACCGCATCACTGTGTCTTTAAAATGTCCGATCAATCCCCAAAGATTTGCGTAGTCTTCGATGCATCGTGCAAGAGCAGCACGGGCATCTCACTCAACGACGCCCTCATCACAGGGCCAGTC GAGCAAACTCGATTGCTGAAGCAAAAACTAAATGAGACGGTACAACTGCTACACCTAGGTTCTTTCGTACTCAGTAAATGGGCATCAAATTATCcgcaaattttagaaaatgtgaACAATCAACGAAGCAACTCAGTCACCATTAGCGACGGTTCAAGCCCGCGTATTTTAAGAATTCTGTGGAATCAGGCAGGAGATACATTGCGTTTTTCTTACAAGGCCGAAGCAAACTCTCACACTGTATCCAAGCGCACGATACTCTCCGAGGTTGCTAGATTATTTAATCCGTTAGATCTTCTCGGACCCGTGGTAgttatcgcaaaaataattcttCAGGAATTATGGCAAGCAGGTTGTCAATGGGACGAGTCCGTCCCTCAAACTATACAATCGCGTTGGTCAAAATTTAAACTACAATTGCcagaattaaacaatttacagattTCACGGTGTATAAAATTTGCCGCAGAGCCACATCTCGTGCAGATACATGGATTCTGCGATGCCAGTGAACGTGCTTACGGCACGTGCATCTACGTCCGAACGGAGGACGGCGGTAAATATCGCATTGAGCTCCTGTGCTCGAAATCTCGCATTGCACCTCTCAAGGCTATCTTGTTACCAAGGCCAGAATTATCCGCTGCGCTGCTTTTAGCACAGTTATTAGAAAAGGTTCGGGAATCAATCGACCTGTCGTACATGAACATCTTACTCTGGTCAGATTCCACAATTGCTTTAAACTGGTTGACATCACCTTCTCGAAATGGTCGGCCTTCGTTGCCAACCGAGTCGGCGAGATTCAACGTCTAA